The genomic window ACAATCGTGCGGCCGGACTCTCCAAGCTCGGCATGGCATGCCTCAATGGCGGCCGGCAGTGCCTCAAGCTGTGCCAACGGGATTTTGCGCGCCACCGGAAGCGAACGAATTTCCTGCGGAAAAACATCCATAAAGGCTGCAAGTTCCGCAAGAGTTTTGCCGGTCCGAACCATCAATTGCAGCACATGCAGCGCGGAAATGAGCCCGTCGCCGGTGGTGGCATAATCCATGAAGATGATGTGTCCGGACTGTTCGCCGCCGACGTTGAAGCCTCCTTCACGCATACGTTCGATGACATAACGATCACCGACATCGGTAACTTCGATCCGGATTCCATGCTGCTTCATCGCACGATGCAATCCCAGATTGCTCATACCGGTAACGACGACCGTATCACCGGCAAGCCGACCTCTGTTTTTGAAATCCAGCGCAACCATGCCAATAATGCGGTCGCCGTTGACTTCGCAGCCGTCGGCATCGCAAAAGATGACGCGGTCGGCATCGCCGTCGAGGGCGATACCGGCATCGGCGTGATGTTCCCGAACCAGACGGCCGATATTCGCCGGATGCATCGCTCCGCAATTTTCATTGATGTTGAGTCCGTCGGGAGCAACACCGCTTTCAATAACCTCCGCTCCGAGTTCACGCAGGATCAGCGGAGCAATCGAATAAGCGGCGCCGTTGGCGCAGTCGACCACCACCCGAAGCCCGCGAAGCGCATGGTTGCCGATGGAGCCTTTTGCAAACTCAATATAACGACCGCGGGCATCGTCCAGGCGATACGCTTTGCCGATCCGGTCGACCGTGACTCCATCTCCCCCGGCAGTTATGGCCGCTTCGATTGCAAGCTCCACCTCGTCCGGCAGTTTGAAGCCGTCGGCGGCAAAAATCTTGATCCCGTTATCGCCGGCGGGATTGTGACTCGCGGTAATCATGATGCCGCAGTCGGCACCCATCGATCGTGTCAGATGAGCGACCGCCGGTGTCGGCATCGGCCCGACCTCAAGCACATCCATTCCCATACTAAGCAGTCCGCTCGTAATAGCGTGTTCAAGCATATAACCCGAAATCCGGGTATCTTTGCCAAGTACGGCTCTGCCACGCCTAGAACGGGCTGTTCCGAGAACGCGGGCAACCGCCTGACCGACCTGCAACGCCACATCGGCGGTGATCGGATAACGGTTCGCTTCCCCTCGAATTCCGTCGGTACCAAACAGTTTCTTTTTCATAGCTTACATTCTCCCGTCAAAATACATCATGACAAATTCAAAATCATATATCCCGAACAGTCCGCTCAATTCCTTCATCAAGGATGATTTGCGGTTTCCTCCCGACCATGTGCCCCTTACTCGAATCCATGCTTTTCACGTCTTTACTCCACAGTCACACTCTTGGCCAGATTGCGCGGCTGGTCGATTTCACATCCACGTTCCGCGGCGATGTAATATGCAAAAAGTTGCAGTGCAACCGCCGTCGGCAACGGCGCGACAAAGCGACTGCACGGCGGAATTTCGATGACATCCTGTGTCAGGTCGCGGATCGCCCGGTCGCCGCGGGTGGCAATCGCCACAACCGGCGCCTTGCGTGCACGACACTCCTGAATATTGCCAAGTATCTTGTCCCGGCCAGGAATGTCATTCGCCAGCGCCATGACCGGATGCTTCTCGTCAAGCAGCGAAATCGGTCCGTGCTTGAGTTCAGCGGCATGGTATCCTTCAGCATGGATGTAACTGATCTCTTTGAGCTTGAGCGCGCCCTCCAGCGCCGTCGGATAGAGGCAGCCGCGCCCAATAAAAAAGAAATCATCGACATGCGCGTAGCGGGAAGCGATTTTTTTAATCTCCAGCGCCTGTTCCAACACCTCCCGGATCAGATCCGGAATCTGTTCGATTTCCGCAACAAGCTCCGCTCCCCGACTGCGGCTGAGCCGCCGATTGCGGCCGAGCAGCAGTGCAAACAGCAGCAGAACCACCACCTGACTCAAAAACGCTTTGGTCGACGCCACGCTGATTTCGGGTCCGGCATGCAGGTAAATACCGCGCCCGGCCTCACGGGCGATAGTCGAACCGACCACGTTGCAGAGCGCCGTGACGATCGCACCTTTGGCAGCCGCTTCCCGCACCGCCGCGATCGTATCGGCAGTCTCCCCCGACTGGCTGATCGGAATCACCAGCGTATTCGGCTCAATGATCGGATTGCGGTAACGGAACTCCGCCGCCTGCTCAACTGAGGTCGAAATACCAGCGAGGTCCTCGAAATAGTATTCTCCCACCAGTCCCGCGTGCATGCTGCTCCCGCAGCCGGCGATGACGATATGACCGATCTGCAGCAGCTCACGCGGCGATAATCCAATGCCGGAGAGAATGGCGGAAGCCATTTCGTGATCAAGCCGACCGCGAATTGCATTTTCGACTGTCTCCGGCTG from Victivallis lenta includes these protein-coding regions:
- the glmM gene encoding phosphoglucosamine mutase, whose protein sequence is MKKKLFGTDGIRGEANRYPITADVALQVGQAVARVLGTARSRRGRAVLGKDTRISGYMLEHAITSGLLSMGMDVLEVGPMPTPAVAHLTRSMGADCGIMITASHNPAGDNGIKIFAADGFKLPDEVELAIEAAITAGGDGVTVDRIGKAYRLDDARGRYIEFAKGSIGNHALRGLRVVVDCANGAAYSIAPLILRELGAEVIESGVAPDGLNINENCGAMHPANIGRLVREHHADAGIALDGDADRVIFCDADGCEVNGDRIIGMVALDFKNRGRLAGDTVVVTGMSNLGLHRAMKQHGIRIEVTDVGDRYVIERMREGGFNVGGEQSGHIIFMDYATTGDGLISALHVLQLMVRTGKTLAELAAFMDVFPQEIRSLPVARKIPLAQLEALPAAIEACHAELGESGRTIVRYSGTENKIRILVEAEEQLRVNHWIDTLCTTASRELNG
- the glmS gene encoding glutamine--fructose-6-phosphate transaminase (isomerizing), whose product is MSDRHPGLIVAVRKGSPIVVGIGEGENFVASDIAALLAHTRQVIYLNDGDIAAITPEKIELRDIRNVPIEREIAKIDWETGAAEKGNYPHFMLKEIFEQPETVENAIRGRLDHEMASAILSGIGLSPRELLQIGHIVIAGCGSSMHAGLVGEYYFEDLAGISTSVEQAAEFRYRNPIIEPNTLVIPISQSGETADTIAAVREAAAKGAIVTALCNVVGSTIAREAGRGIYLHAGPEISVASTKAFLSQVVVLLLFALLLGRNRRLSRSRGAELVAEIEQIPDLIREVLEQALEIKKIASRYAHVDDFFFIGRGCLYPTALEGALKLKEISYIHAEGYHAAELKHGPISLLDEKHPVMALANDIPGRDKILGNIQECRARKAPVVAIATRGDRAIRDLTQDVIEIPPCSRFVAPLPTAVALQLFAYYIAAERGCEIDQPRNLAKSVTVE